In Pikeienuella piscinae, the sequence GGCGCGCCGCCGCTGGTGATCGCCGTCGAGGTGACCATCGCCGGCATGTTGAGATCGGGTATGGTCAGGAGCGTCCGCCCGTTGTCGCCGAGCGTGAACCCGGTCGCATTGGTGGTGACGCTTGCCGCTTCGGCCGCGCCGGCAAACGCGAACGAGGCGACGGAGCATACAAGAAGCAATTTTTTCATATCATGGGTCTCCGAGTCCAATTTCCCGTGACGAGCCACCCGATTGTGACCTACGTCACACGCCCTTCGGTATAGTGCGGAGAAAAGTTTCATCCGGAGGCGTATCTGATGAAATTTGTATGAACCCTTCGCCCTCTCTCTCATCATTTTCCTGCTCGCGCTTGCTTTTCTCGCCTGTCCGGCCTCTTCTCAACTCTGAACATCAGAAGGAGAAAGCATGATGTCTGACCGGGAAGAATATACGCTGTCAGAGGGGGTTCCCCCGATCAGCCACTACACCGACGCGGTGCGGTTCCGGGACACACTCTACATTTCCGGCCTCGCGCCGGTCGACTCCAACCACAAGGTGGTCAGCGACGATCCCGCCGAGCAGACGCGCTGCATTTTCGAGCAGATGAAGGCGATCATGGCGCTCGCCGGCGCCGATTTCTCCGACGTGCTGCGGGTCACGGTCTACCTGACGGATGTGAACGACCGAACGGCGATCAACCCGGTGCGCCAGGAATATTTCGGCGACACCCTGCCCGCCAGCACGTTGATCGGCGTCTCCGAACTCGCGATCCCGGGCATGAAGGTGGAGATCGAGGCCATCGTCGGACTCAAGCGGTGAGCCACAAGGTCGAATACGTCAACCCGCCGGGAACGGCGCCGGCGCAGGGGCTCTATTCCCATGTCGGCGTTCCGACCGGCGGGCGGCTCGTCTTCATCGCCGGCCAGCTTTCGGTGAGCCCCGATGGCGATGTCGTCGGGGCGGGCGATTTCGCCGCGCAGTTCCACCAGGTCTTCGCCAATATGGGCGACGTGCTGAAGGGCATGGGCGGCGGCTATCCGGATATTGTGAAGATGACGACGATTTTCGTCCACAGTCAGGATATCGCGACCTTCATGAGGCTTCGAGAGGCGCTTTTCCCGACGATCTTCCCCGGCCCGCTCTTCCCGCCGAACACGATCCTCGTGGTGGATCGGCTGGTGAAGGAGGATTTCCTCTTTGAGGTGGAGGCGGTGGCGCAAATCGCCGCCTGAGCCGCCAGCCCGCTTTCGGACGCGCCCTGCGCGGGGCGCGTCCGATTCACTTCTTGCGCGAAAGAAACCGCTCGAACGCCGCGCGCGCCTCGGGCGACTTCAGCAGCGCGCCGAATAG encodes:
- a CDS encoding RidA family protein; the protein is MSHKVEYVNPPGTAPAQGLYSHVGVPTGGRLVFIAGQLSVSPDGDVVGAGDFAAQFHQVFANMGDVLKGMGGGYPDIVKMTTIFVHSQDIATFMRLREALFPTIFPGPLFPPNTILVVDRLVKEDFLFEVEAVAQIAA
- a CDS encoding RidA family protein → MSDREEYTLSEGVPPISHYTDAVRFRDTLYISGLAPVDSNHKVVSDDPAEQTRCIFEQMKAIMALAGADFSDVLRVTVYLTDVNDRTAINPVRQEYFGDTLPASTLIGVSELAIPGMKVEIEAIVGLKR